In the Neofelis nebulosa isolate mNeoNeb1 chromosome 11, mNeoNeb1.pri, whole genome shotgun sequence genome, one interval contains:
- the CORO1C gene encoding coronin-1C isoform X2 has product MVWQIPENGLTLSLTEPVVILEGHSKRVGIVAWHPTARNVLLSAGCDNAIIIWNVGTGEALINLDDMHSDMIYNVSWNRNGSLICTASKDKKVRVIDPRKQEIVAEKEKAHEGARPMRAIFLADGNVFTTGFSRMSERQLALWNPKNMQEPIALHEMDTSNGVLLPFYDPDTSIIYLCGKGDSSIRYFEITDESPYVHYLNTFSSKEPQRGMGYMPKRGLDVNKCEIARFFKLHERKCEPIIMTVPRKSDLFQDDLYPDTAGPEAALEAEEWFEGKNADPVLISLKHGYIPGKNRDLKVVKKNILDSKPTANKKCDLINIPKKTPDTASVQNEAKLDEILKEIKSIKDTICNQDERISKLEQQMAKIAA; this is encoded by the exons GTGTGGCAGATCCCAGAAAATGGACTCACCCTTTCCCTGACCGAACCTGTGGTGATTTTAGAGGGCCACTCGAAGAGAGTTGGCATCGTGGCCTGGCATCCGACTGCCCGCAACGTCCTTCTTAGCGCAG gCTGTGACAATGCCATCATCATCTGGAATGTGGGGACGGGGGAAGCCCTCATAAACCTGGACGATATGCACTCGGACATGATTTACAATGTAAGCTGGAACCGGAACGGCAGTCTGATCTGCACAGCTTCCAAAGACAAGAAAGTGAGAGTGATCGATCCTAGGAAGCAAGAGATTGTTGCT gagaaggagaaagcacaCGAAGGAGCAAGACCCATGAGAGCCATCTTTCTGGCTGACGGGAATGTCTTCACCACTGGTTTCAGCCGCATGAGTGAGCGGCAGCTGGCTCTCTGGAATCCG aaaaatatgcaggaaCCAATCGCTCTTCATGAAATGGACACTAGCAATGGGGTGTTGCTGCCCTTCTATGACCCTGACACCAGTATCATTTACTTATGTGGAAAG GGTGACAGCAGTATCCGCTATTTTGAGATCACAGATGAATCCCCGTATGTCCACTACCTCAACACATTCAGCAGCAAGGAGCCTCAGAGAGGGATGGGCTACATGCCCAAGAGGGGACTTGACGTTAACAAATGTGAGATCGCCAG ATTCTTCAAACTTcatgagagaaagtgtgagcctATTATCATGACTGTTCCAAGGAAA TCGGACCTTTTCCAGGATGACCTGTATCCTGACACAGCAGGGCCCGAAGCGGCGCTGGAGGCAGAGGAGTGGTTTGAGGGGAAGAATGCAGATCCAGTCCTCATCTCCTTAAAGCATGGATACATTCCTGGCAAAAACCGGGATCTCAAAGTGGTCAAGAAGAACATTCTGGATAGCAAGCCCACTGCAAATAAGAAGTGTGACCTGATCAACATCCCCAAGAAAACCCCGGACACAGCCAGTGTG CAAAATGAAGCCAAGCTGGATGAGATTTTAAAAGAGATCAAATCTATAAAAGATACAATCTGCAATCAAGACGAGCGCATTTCCAAGTTAGAACAGCAGATGGCGAAGATCGCCGCCTGA